In the genome of Nonlabens sp. MB-3u-79, one region contains:
- a CDS encoding O-antigen translocase, whose translation MRRLFYKLHKNVLLKVAGFNSIHVFLKIGIGAIMSKILAEYVGAAGLGILGNLRNFTQGLLTFSVLGLENGLIKNTAQFQQEPAALKKVFGTAWLWSICASITAAVVIFFAASWLDEKLIATEVDFSMVFKVLACSLPFYVVFVLITSLMQGLEWYKKFIILNIIISILVFGTSAILVYQYNLTGALYSLALVPFLQCIAAVVFWLFQGEKTIILQELLNFHFDKKTSRQLLKYSIMALVSALLIPLVNILVRDQVRVEVSDEAAGWWEAVVRISGYYMLFVTSLISLYVLPSLSKDNSHKNYRATVWNFYKTILPLVIVGLIAIYFSRNLIISILFTNEFDPSSGLFKWQLLGDFIKIITTVLAFRFIAINDLRNYLIAEVLSIASFYLLALYFIPAYQEEGVVMAYLGNYIFYLLVLLFILRKELFGKEISL comes from the coding sequence ATGAGAAGACTCTTTTATAAACTTCATAAAAATGTATTGCTCAAAGTAGCTGGGTTCAATTCTATTCATGTATTTCTGAAAATAGGAATAGGGGCCATCATGTCTAAAATTCTTGCTGAGTACGTAGGTGCGGCAGGATTGGGAATCCTTGGTAACCTGCGTAATTTTACTCAAGGCTTACTCACTTTTTCTGTGCTAGGGCTGGAAAATGGACTGATTAAAAATACGGCCCAATTTCAGCAAGAGCCGGCAGCGTTAAAAAAGGTATTTGGTACCGCTTGGTTATGGAGCATATGCGCCAGTATAACAGCAGCTGTTGTGATATTCTTTGCCGCTTCTTGGTTGGATGAAAAACTTATAGCGACAGAGGTAGACTTTTCTATGGTTTTTAAAGTTCTTGCCTGTTCGCTGCCTTTTTATGTAGTTTTTGTTTTGATTACCAGCCTGATGCAAGGTCTAGAGTGGTACAAGAAATTTATTATTCTCAATATCATTATAAGTATTTTGGTTTTTGGAACTTCTGCGATTCTGGTCTATCAATACAATCTTACCGGAGCTTTATATTCGCTTGCTTTAGTTCCTTTTTTACAATGTATCGCAGCCGTTGTTTTTTGGTTGTTTCAAGGAGAAAAAACCATAATACTTCAAGAACTTCTGAATTTTCACTTTGATAAAAAAACCAGTCGGCAGTTGCTTAAATACAGTATTATGGCACTGGTCAGTGCTTTGCTAATTCCCTTGGTAAATATCTTGGTAAGAGATCAAGTTAGAGTAGAAGTGAGTGATGAGGCTGCTGGATGGTGGGAGGCTGTCGTGCGTATCTCTGGATATTACATGCTTTTTGTAACCAGCTTGATCAGCCTTTATGTCTTGCCTAGTTTGAGTAAAGATAACAGTCATAAGAACTACAGAGCTACTGTCTGGAATTTCTATAAAACAATATTACCACTTGTTATAGTCGGTCTTATCGCCATTTACTTTTCTAGAAATTTGATCATATCCATATTATTCACCAATGAATTTGACCCTTCTAGCGGTTTATTTAAATGGCAGCTACTAGGCGATTTTATAAAGATCATTACTACGGTCTTAGCCTTTAGATTTATTGCTATAAACGACTTGAGAAACTACCTTATAGCTGAGGTCTTGAGTATCGCATCTTTTTACCTCTTAGCGCTTTATTTTATCCCCGCTTATCAAGAAGAAGGTGTAGTAATGGCTTATTTAGGTAATTATATATTTTATTTATTGGTGTTGCTCTTCATCTTGCGAAAAGAACTGTT
- a CDS encoding DegT/DnrJ/EryC1/StrS family aminotransferase has protein sequence MISTYIPYLDLQPHNNRFAQQDLKTFKEIHRTGRFIGGEWVNRFENTFASYCGVDHCIGTANGMDALTIILKAELALGKLPKNAKIVVPAHTYIATFLSVLHAGMQPIPVDVEELTITAQVLRQFHQNYDAIIAVDIYGRLVDDEVYAYAKEKSIPIYCDTAQSHGATSDTGVKSGNLARASAFSFYPTKNLGALGDAGAITTNDHDLAITCRKIANYGRESRFINNLVGVNSRLDPLQAGFLLNRLPQLDTDNQRRVAIASYYFKHLQNTKVSLHTLDFLKNNVVHVFPVYVDHRKGFVDHLDKEGIGTSVHYEVPPHQQKALQELNHLRFPVTEKLHRTEVSLPCHPLMTLEQLQKVVQAVNAY, from the coding sequence ATGATATCAACTTATATTCCATATTTAGATCTACAACCTCATAACAACAGGTTTGCTCAACAAGACCTAAAGACGTTTAAAGAAATTCACCGTACAGGTAGATTCATAGGTGGGGAATGGGTGAATAGATTTGAAAATACATTTGCCTCATATTGTGGAGTAGATCACTGTATAGGAACTGCTAACGGAATGGACGCGCTCACCATTATCTTAAAAGCAGAACTTGCTTTAGGAAAGCTTCCTAAAAATGCAAAGATTGTGGTGCCAGCTCACACCTATATCGCCACTTTTTTAAGTGTGCTTCATGCAGGTATGCAGCCTATTCCTGTAGATGTGGAAGAACTTACTATAACTGCACAAGTATTGCGTCAGTTCCATCAAAACTATGATGCTATCATAGCTGTAGATATTTATGGGAGGCTGGTAGATGATGAAGTATATGCCTATGCAAAAGAAAAGTCAATTCCTATCTACTGTGATACCGCTCAATCTCATGGTGCAACTAGTGATACAGGCGTTAAGTCTGGGAATCTAGCTCGAGCCAGTGCCTTCTCCTTTTATCCAACAAAAAACTTAGGAGCTCTTGGAGATGCAGGGGCGATAACCACAAATGATCACGACCTGGCAATTACCTGCCGCAAGATTGCTAATTACGGTAGAGAAAGCCGTTTTATCAATAACTTAGTGGGAGTTAATTCTAGACTGGATCCATTACAAGCTGGTTTTTTGCTCAATAGATTGCCACAACTCGACACCGATAATCAAAGAAGAGTAGCGATAGCTTCGTATTATTTCAAGCATCTTCAGAATACTAAAGTAAGCTTACATACTCTCGATTTCCTTAAAAATAATGTCGTGCATGTTTTTCCTGTTTATGTAGATCATAGAAAAGGCTTTGTAGATCACTTAGATAAGGAAGGCATAGGTACAAGCGTGCATTATGAAGTGCCTCCACATCAACAAAAAGCATTGCAAGAGTTGAATCATCTTAGATTTCCAGTTACAGAAAAATTACATCGCACAGAGGTGAGCTTGCCTTGTCACCCATTAATGACTTTAGAGCAGCTGCAAAAAGTAGTACAAGCAGTAAATGCCTACTAG